The Nilaparvata lugens isolate BPH unplaced genomic scaffold, ASM1435652v1 scaffold7739, whole genome shotgun sequence genome contains the following window.
aaattataaaataaagattatcataaaacctgcgactacgccccgtttcggaaatcaaatttctgactccaactgttcaaaatctagaacttagctaaatcccgagctcggaaaccggccctgagTATCATAGTTAGTAAATGGTACAGTGAATTTATAAATCCTTTAGGAATAATATTCTCCCTGTACTGGACACGTCTACTGAGAGAATTGTTAATGATTATTTCAACAGCTTCTAATGGAggatttgaaatgtataatGAATCGAGGCGGGGAGGATGTTTTCCAATACCTCTGCCAATATTCGACAACTACATGCATCCGAAAGCGGTCATCCTCCCTTTGAAAGAGCGCCGATTTGCCAGCTTAACCACCGAAAATGGACACAACTTATTGCTGGAGTACTACATTCGAAGCACAGTTTGTCTCAAACGGTTGTCTCGTGATTGGTACGATAACAGTTTGGTGGCAGACTTTGACAACACTTTCAGGAGCTGGATGGTGGAAAATGTAAGTGGTATTTGAAGATAATAATATCGACGAAAATAATTGTGTTCTAGATGAGTGgaaaattctattaaatttcataaatttgaacaaattaatatcctatcatattaagcgagcaatttctgtatatatttatttatgtccaacggatctcgaaaacgcctctaacgattttcgtgaaatttggaacatagtaggttcatgatataaaaattcgattgcactaggtatcatccctggggaaactcgctgaaggataattcatccttggaaaaacagatgataatttcgtcgtctgtcgataacggaAGAT
Protein-coding sequences here:
- the LOC111058702 gene encoding uncharacterized protein LOC111058702, whose translation is MADMFGGYQHTYGLPLLKQLSYEGNIDFKSVDNCFRMQDELKILLNTDGLKWSPPVVFRNTLTKVRELNMTVNEGREKPCTNVFLRDPRESSNGGFEMYNESRRGGCFPIPLPIFDNYMHPKAVILPLKERRFASLTTENGHNLLLEYYIRSTVCLKRLSRDWYDNSLVADFDNTFRSWMVENVSGSAAS